Genomic DNA from Roseburia intestinalis L1-82:
CGGATTACAACGGTGAGGATGTTATTTTAAAAGGAACCGGTGACGTTTTAAAAACATCTGATTTTCCGGAATTGAAAACTTTAAAGGGCAGAACCCTGATCACGACAGACGGCACAACTCTGCTTGGTGCAGACGATAAGGCAGGCGTTGCTGAGATCATGACTGCTGCTGAACAGCTCATCTCCTCTGACATTCCACACGGCGATATCTGGATCGGGTTTACACCGGATGAGGAAGTCGGACGTGGTGCGGATCTGTTTGATCTTGACTACTTTAAAGCAGATTTTGCTTACACGGTAGATGGCGATTACGAGGGTGAAGTTGCCTATGAAAACTTTAATGCCGCAAGCGCAGTTTTCGCTGTCAAAGGCGTGAATGTCCACCCTGGTGAGGCGAAAGATATCATGGTCAATGCCGCTCTCGTTGCATGTGAGATCCAGTCTCAGCTTCCTCCAATGGAAACGCCTGCCCACACCGAGGGAAGAGAAGGTTTCTATCATCTGACCGATATGTCCGGCGACGTTGCCGCAGCAACTCTTTCCTACATCATTCGTGATCACGATAAAGTGATGTTTGAAACACGTCAGAAAAAAATGCAGGAAATCGCAGATTCCATGAACCAAAAATACGGTGTCGGAACTGTTACACTGACTATCCACGATTCCTACGCAAATATGTTGGAAATCATTGAGAAAAATACTTATGTTGTGGATATCGCAAAGAAAGCTATTTCTTCTGTTGGTCTTGAACCAATCTCACGTCCGGTACGCGGCGGTACCGACGGCGCGCGTTTAAGCTTTATGGGACTTCCGTGCCCGAATCTTGGCACAGGCGGTTACGGTTTCCACGGTCCATTCGAACACATCA
This window encodes:
- the pepT gene encoding peptidase T, which encodes MRVDERLLKYVSYWTTSSEDSDTIPSTDRQFNLAKELEKELLDLGLQKVTLTDHCYIYGLIPATPGYEDKKAVGFISHMDTAPDFSGENVKPQIIPDYNGEDVILKGTGDVLKTSDFPELKTLKGRTLITTDGTTLLGADDKAGVAEIMTAAEQLISSDIPHGDIWIGFTPDEEVGRGADLFDLDYFKADFAYTVDGDYEGEVAYENFNAASAVFAVKGVNVHPGEAKDIMVNAALVACEIQSQLPPMETPAHTEGREGFYHLTDMSGDVAAATLSYIIRDHDKVMFETRQKKMQEIADSMNQKYGVGTVTLTIHDSYANMLEIIEKNTYVVDIAKKAISSVGLEPISRPVRGGTDGARLSFMGLPCPNLGTGGYGFHGPFEHISVEGMKTAVAVIKEIVRITAEL